The DNA sequence TCAATGGGGTTCTATGTAAGCAGTCTGTTGGTGACTGTGGTGGATAAGGTAACTCATAAGAGCTGGCTGAGAAGTCATTTGAACAATGCAAGGCTAGATAACTTCTATTTGCTGCTTGCAGCTCTAGGAACTGTAAATTTCTTAGTTTTCCTTGCCTTTGCTATGAGACACCAGTACAAAGGCCAGCAGCACAATAACACTGATGACAGTGGCAAAGAGCTGAAGAACTCTAATGACATGATAGTTGAGGATATGGAGAAGATAAGAATTGAGGCAAAAGAGGGACCCTAGTAGGTACAGGGACTATTCTGTAATATTGGTCCTAAGCAATTAAAAAGAATAGAAAGCAGAGTCCGTACCATGCTTTAgacatttcattattattttttttgtctagaATCTGTcctacaataatttttttttttaaataataagggattaggcgatTAAATACTGTGTGTATTTAGAATACAATGGAATAATAGATCTTTATTTAACCTAAAAGAAATTTACAACACAACAGATGCATGAATTGCTCATTTGCTCACCTGAAAATAGGCATTCACCAAATCAAACCTTCTAATATATGCATATGCAAATAAAAGGCCTATTTAATTCCAAGATTACTCATTTCAATGTTCTCCACCTAGTTCAGAAACAGTGCAAAATTTCAGACAAAAGACCAAAGACAAAAGTTGATAAACAACTGGATCCAGATTTGGTAGCTTATAACAAAATACACTACTAGAGAAATTCGTCTCCTCACTCAGGAGACCCATGTCTAAGAAACCGAGAGCTGACCTCTAATCAATTACATAGGCTATGAAGAAGAACCATTTGCAGAAGCAGGGAGGTGATTTATAATCAATGGGGGGCGAGGAGCTCGGTGGTCTGCATCCTTTTGTTTGCGGGCCTTATACATCTCTTCTGTCTCAACCACAACCAATCTCTTGACCTGTATAGAAAATTTACATGTTTATCATCAACTATAGATAGACCAGATGACCTAATATAGAAATCCATGCACTCTGCGCTTATATCAAACCTGTTGGATCATTCCCCTAACAGTAGGAGTGTTCCATCGCATGACAGTTCGGTTGCATTTTCGAAGACGTAATGCCTCTAAAGTACGCCTGTGAAGCCTCCTGGTTCCTGGGATTCCCCTCACCAGAGTTATATACAGATTAGGGCTCCATGCAATTGGAACATTGGTTTTAAAAGCCTTGAAAGCATTCATGTTCAAACCTACACATCCACAAATGATACGTAAGCAATAGATTTCACATATGTAAACTTATTTGATATATGACTGCAATAGACATAAGACGCCAACAGAAAGAGGATAATCATAAGAAATTGGGATCACATAAAGCATATGTAAAGGCAGCCCAAGCTCTAAAGTCCTACGGTAAGACATAGCCTACTATTTATGGATCAAACATCTTTTCTTTCCTAGAAAATGGAAATATACAGTGCATAATATAAGAATGTTGAGCACTAGTAAAACAGAAAGCAAAGACAAACATTAAAGTACGACGCAATCAAACTGGGTAGCGGTAATCTTTGCCTTGATTCCATTTCCAAACAACTGCTGACCAATAAATCATCGGAAACAAGGCTGAACAAGAAATTTTTCGGTGTCAAG is a window from the Rosa chinensis cultivar Old Blush chromosome 2, RchiOBHm-V2, whole genome shotgun sequence genome containing:
- the LOC112187579 gene encoding 50S ribosomal protein L30; translation: MNAFKAFKTNVPIAWSPNLYITLVRGIPGTRRLHRRTLEALRLRKCNRTVMRWNTPTVRGMIQQVKRLVVVETEEMYKARKQKDADHRAPRPPLIINHLPASANGSSS